In bacterium, the genomic window TACGACACCGCCCACGGCAGCTTCGAGACGCCGGTCTTCATGCCGGTCGGGACCCAGGCGACAGTCAAGTCGATGCGGCCCGAGGAGCTGAAGGAGCTCGGCGCCTCGATCATCCTCGGCAACACCTACCATCTCTACCTGCGCCCGGGTCACCGCACCATCGAGGGCCTCGGCGGCCTCCACCGCTTCATGAACTGGCCCGGCCCCATCCTGACCGACAGCGGCGGTTATCAGGTTTTCTCGCTGGCCAAGATGTGCAAGCTCAAGCCCGAAGGCGTCCAATTCCAGTCGCATCTCGATGGCAGCAGTCATCTGCTCAGCCCCGAGCTGGCCATCGAGATCCAAGAGGCCTTGGGCAGCGACATCATGATGGTCTTGGACGAATGTCTGCCCTATCCCTCGGAGGAAAAAGTCGTCGCCGAATCGCTCCAGCTCACGGTCGATTGGGCCCAACGTTGCCGCCAAGGCCGGCGCCGTGAGGACAGCTCGCTTTTCGCCATCGTTCAGGGCGGGATCTATCCCGGTTTGAGAAAGGAATGCGCCGAGCGACTGCTCGAGCTGGAGGCGGGGAG contains:
- a CDS encoding tRNA guanosine(34) transglycosylase Tgt; this encodes MPFQLLQKDAQTRARLGRYDTAHGSFETPVFMPVGTQATVKSMRPEELKELGASIILGNTYHLYLRPGHRTIEGLGGLHRFMNWPGPILTDSGGYQVFSLAKMCKLKPEGVQFQSHLDGSSHLLSPELAIEIQEALGSDIMMVLDECLPYPSEEKVVAESLQLTVDWAQRCRQGRRREDSSLFAIVQGGIYPGLRKECAERLLELEAG